From Periophthalmus magnuspinnatus isolate fPerMag1 chromosome 12, fPerMag1.2.pri, whole genome shotgun sequence, a single genomic window includes:
- the tbc1d10ab gene encoding TBC1 domain family member 10A has product MATTEQGNGLDIRGSKELKDRGKSSKYGSEPEVNGNAIFVEKHVDRYGFTGGAQQYSAETVEEIPIEVLRQREAKWLEMLNNWDKWMAKKHKKIKERCQKGIPPSLRGRAWLYLTGGKVKREQNKGKFQELDDQPGDPKWVDIIERDLHRQFPFHEMFSARGGHGQQDLFRVLKAYTLHRPEEGYCQAQAPIAAVLLMHMPAEDAFWVLFQICEKYLPGYYSKGLEAIQLDGEILHALLKKVCPLAYRHLENQKLGPILYMTEWFMCAFSRTLPWASVLRVWDMFLCEGVKILFRVGLVLLKCTLGSQEKLKSCPGLYETMELLKAMPPQYMQEAFLVHEILELSVSEKDIEKEHRSQLRLWKESHGELHCKSPPRMHGARAVMAAEPPSRQDLKERPTIIVESPLATVPVEEKMGDNRAKRRSKKDKEKVEEKNRLGNEEGIDPHISQKEPSPLLSAHTEQGSNDSLSSAEHDTYL; this is encoded by the exons ATGGCCACAACTGAGCAAGGAAATGGACTGGATATCCGGGGAAGTAAAGAGCTTAAAGACAGaggtaaaagtagtaaatatgGATCGGAACCAGAGGTGAATGGCAATGCCATCTTCGTGGAGAAACATGTGGACCGCTACGGCTTCACCGGGGGTGCCCAGCAGTATTCAGCCGAAAC TGTTGAAGAGATTCCCATTGAAGTGCTCAGACAGCGTGAGGCAAAATGGCTTGAAATGCTCAACAATTGGGACAAGTGGATGGCCAAAAAGCACAAGAAG ATAAAGGAACGATGTCAAAAGGGAATTCCTCCATCACTTCGTGGTCGAGCTTGGCTTTACCTCACTGGGGGGAAAGTCAAAAGGGAACAAAACAAAGGCAAATTTCAG GAACTAGATGATCAGCCTGGCGATCCTAAATGGGTTGACATCATTGAGAGAGATCTCCATCGACAGTTTCCTTTCCATGAGATGTTTTCAGCTCGAGGTGGTCATGG GCAGCAGGACTTGTTTCGTGTGTTGAAGGCCTACACGCTGCATCGTCCTGAGGAAGGATACTGTCAGGCTCAGGCCCCTATTGCAGCTGTTCTTCTGATGCATATGCCAGCAGAG GATGCATTTTGGGTCCTTTTTCAAATTTGTGAGAAATACCTTCCTGGTTACTACAGCAAAGGCCTG GAGGCCATCCAGCTGGATGGAGAAATCCTCCATGCTCTGCTGAAGAAGGTGTGTCCTTTAGCTTACCGCCACCTGGAGAATCAGAAACTGGGGCCTATTCTGTACATGACAGAGTGGTTCATGTGTGCCTTCTCCAGGACGCTGCCCTGGGCCTCTGTGCTCAGGGTCTGGGACATGTTTCTCTGTGAAG gAGTGAAAATCCTGTTCCGTGTTGGCTTGGTTCTTTTAAAGTGCACTTTGGGATCtcaagaaaaactgaaaagctgTCCGGGTCTGTATGAAACTATGGAGCTGCTCAAAGCGATGCCACCACAGTACATGCAAGAAGCTTTCCTTGTGCACGAG ATTTTAGAGCTGTCAGTGTCAGAGAAGGACATTGAGAAGGAGCACCGATCTCAACTGCGCCTGTGGAAGGAGTCTCATGGAGAGCTGCACTGTAAATCTCCTCCCAGAATGCATGGGGCCAGAGCGGTCATGGCTGCAGAGCCTCCCAGCAGACAGGACCTGAAGGAGAGGCCCACCATCATTGTGGAGTCTCCACTCGCCACTGTTCCTGTTGAGGAGAAAATGGGAGACAACCGTGCAAAAAGAAGATCCAAAAAGGATAAAGAaaaagtagaagaaaaaaacagattagGTAATGAGGAGGGCATTGACCCTCACATTTCTCAAAAAGAGCCCTCACCTCTGCTCAGTGCCCACACAGAGCAGGGCTCCAACGACAGTCTCAGCAGCGCAGAGCATGATACCTACCTGTAG